In Longimicrobiales bacterium, the following proteins share a genomic window:
- a CDS encoding response regulator transcription factor, with protein MQHSILIVEDNADLAFGLRNNLEIEGYSVEVAQDGHEALRLIRELEPDLVILDLMMPGLDGYRVLKTLRENGDQTPVLILSARGEEADKVRGFRLGADDFVTKPFSLLELLARVEALLRRGQTATAQPEREIYTFGDVEVDVAAQSVSRAGSPIPVTHREFSLLLALLRRHGAVVSRMDLLREIWGHRGAIMSRTIDTHIMELRRKLEDDPSEPRHIITVRKSGYRLKQ; from the coding sequence ATGCAGCACAGCATACTCATCGTAGAAGACAATGCGGATCTGGCGTTCGGGCTGCGCAACAACCTCGAGATCGAAGGTTACTCGGTCGAGGTTGCGCAGGACGGGCACGAGGCGCTTCGCCTGATCCGGGAGCTGGAGCCGGACCTGGTCATCCTCGATTTGATGATGCCGGGCCTGGACGGCTACCGTGTGCTCAAGACGCTGCGCGAGAACGGCGACCAGACGCCGGTCCTGATCCTGTCCGCGCGTGGCGAAGAAGCGGACAAGGTGCGCGGCTTTCGCCTGGGCGCCGACGACTTCGTCACGAAGCCGTTCAGCCTGCTCGAGCTGCTCGCGCGCGTCGAGGCGCTGCTGCGGCGCGGTCAGACGGCTACGGCGCAGCCGGAGCGTGAGATCTATACTTTCGGCGACGTCGAGGTGGACGTCGCCGCGCAGTCGGTAAGCCGGGCGGGCTCTCCCATTCCCGTCACGCATCGGGAATTCTCCCTCCTCCTGGCCCTGTTGCGCCGGCATGGCGCTGTCGTTTCCCGCATGGACCTGCTGCGGGAGATCTGGGGTCATCGCGGCGCGATCATGAGCCGCACCATCGACACACACATAATGGAGTTGCGCCGCAAGCTGGAGGACGATCCCTCCGAGCCGCGGCACATTATCACGGTCCGGAAGTCGGGCTACCGGCTCAAGCAGTAG